A section of the Felis catus isolate Fca126 chromosome B2, F.catus_Fca126_mat1.0, whole genome shotgun sequence genome encodes:
- the MRPL2 gene encoding 39S ribosomal protein L2, mitochondrial isoform X1, which translates to MRWAGARGRGAGGRQRSASRARTQGPENPEVDESVGRAGGGAGRLSVCLDAEGREESRGGGVFQSVWTCVRSAGGGCSSVVQCGKEVAGPQPSVPGVPSRTHPPSVGLAAALAGTAPLNSSWLPLEVTSSTLLQLPSSSLLLLCRPVLTSVALSANFVSWKSRTKYTITPVKMRKSGGRNHTGRIQVHGIGGGHKQRYRMIDFLRFRPELEAKPGPFEEKVIVVRYDPCRSADIALVAGGSRKRWIIATENMQAGDIILNSDHIGRMAVAAREGDAHPLGALPVGTLVNNVESEPGRGAQYIRAAGTCGVLLRKVNGTAIIQLPSKRQMQVLETCMATVGRVSNVDHNKRVIGKAGRNRWLGKRPSSGLWHRKGGWAGRKIRPLPPMKSYVKLPSAAAQS; encoded by the exons ATGAGatgggcgggggcgcgggggagaGGTGCGGGTGGGCGGCAGAGGTCCGCGTCACGAGCGAGGACCCAGGGACCTGAGAATCCCGAGGTCGACGAGTCCGTCGGTagagcagggggcggggcaggccgtctgtctgtctgtctggacGCCGAGGGGCGGGAAGAATCGCGGGGGGGCGGAGTTTTTCAGTCTGTCTGGACTTGTGTGAGATCTGCTGGTGGGGGTTGTTCATCTGTCGTGCAGTGCGGAAAAGAAGTAGCGGGACCTCAACCTTCAGTCCCGGGGGTACCCTCACGGACTCACCCGCCGTCTGTCGGTCTGGCTGCCGCCCTTGCCGGTACTGCCCCTTTAAATTCATCATGGCTGCCGCTCGAG GTGACAAGCAGTACCCTCCTCCAGCTGCCCTCTTCCTCATTGTTGCTCCTCTGCCGCCCAGTGCTTACATCTGTGGCCCTTAGTGCCAATTTTGTGTCCTGGAAGAGTCGTACCAAGTACACCATCACACCAGTGAAGATGAGGAAGTCTGGGGGCCGAAACCACACAG GCCGAATCCAAGTGCATGGTATTGGCGGGGGCCACAAGCAACGTTATCGCATGATTGATTTTCTGCGGTTCCGGCCTGAGCTGGAAGCAAAGCCAGGACCCTTTGAGGAGAAGGTCATCGTGGTCCGCTATGATCCCTGTAG ATCAGCAGACATAGCTCTGGTTGCTGGGGGCAGCCGGAAACGCTGGATCATTGCCACAGAAAACATGCAGGCTGGAGATATAATCCTGAACTCTGATCACATAGGCCGAATGGCAG TTGCTGCTCGGGAAGGGGATGCACATCCTCTTGGGGCCTTGCCTGTGGGGACTCTCGTCAACAACGTGGAGAGTGAGCCAGGCCGGGGGGCCCAGTATATCCGAGCTGCAG GGACATGTGGTGTGCTGCTACGGAAGGTGAATGGGACGGCCATCATCCAGCTGCCTTCCAAGAGACagatgcag GTTCTGGAAACGTGCATGGCAACAGTAGGCCGGGTATCCAACGTTGATCATAACAAAAGGGTCATCGGCAAGGCTGGGCGGAACCGCTGGCTAGGCAAGAGGCCTTCCAGCGGGCTATGGCACCGAAAGGGAGGCTGGGCTGGCCGCAAGATTCGGCCACTGCCCCCTATGAAGAGTTACGTGAAGCTGCCCTCGGCTGCTGCCCAAAGCTGA
- the MRPL2 gene encoding 39S ribosomal protein L2, mitochondrial isoform X3, whose translation MALRVLTRAMGSLSLTTPAVATLSSSLLPAAQVTSSTLLQLPSSSLLLLCRPVLTSVALSANFVSWKSRTKYTITPVKMRKSGGRNHTGRIQVHGIGGGHKQRYRMIDFLRFRPELEAKPGPFEEKVIVVRYDPCRSADIALVAGGSRKRWIIATENMQAGDIILNSDHIGRMAVAAREGDAHPLGALPVGTLVNNVESEPGRGAQYIRAAGTCGVLLRKVNGTAIIQLPSKRQMQVLETCMATVGRVSNVDHNKRVIGKAGRNRWLGKRPSSGLWHRKGGWAGRKIRPLPPMKSYVKLPSAAAQS comes from the exons ATGGCCCTGAGAGTACTGACTCGCGCTATGGGCTCACTGAGCCTGACGACCCCGGCCGTCGCCACCCTCAGCTCGAGCCTGCTCCCGGCCGCCCAG GTGACAAGCAGTACCCTCCTCCAGCTGCCCTCTTCCTCATTGTTGCTCCTCTGCCGCCCAGTGCTTACATCTGTGGCCCTTAGTGCCAATTTTGTGTCCTGGAAGAGTCGTACCAAGTACACCATCACACCAGTGAAGATGAGGAAGTCTGGGGGCCGAAACCACACAG GCCGAATCCAAGTGCATGGTATTGGCGGGGGCCACAAGCAACGTTATCGCATGATTGATTTTCTGCGGTTCCGGCCTGAGCTGGAAGCAAAGCCAGGACCCTTTGAGGAGAAGGTCATCGTGGTCCGCTATGATCCCTGTAG ATCAGCAGACATAGCTCTGGTTGCTGGGGGCAGCCGGAAACGCTGGATCATTGCCACAGAAAACATGCAGGCTGGAGATATAATCCTGAACTCTGATCACATAGGCCGAATGGCAG TTGCTGCTCGGGAAGGGGATGCACATCCTCTTGGGGCCTTGCCTGTGGGGACTCTCGTCAACAACGTGGAGAGTGAGCCAGGCCGGGGGGCCCAGTATATCCGAGCTGCAG GGACATGTGGTGTGCTGCTACGGAAGGTGAATGGGACGGCCATCATCCAGCTGCCTTCCAAGAGACagatgcag GTTCTGGAAACGTGCATGGCAACAGTAGGCCGGGTATCCAACGTTGATCATAACAAAAGGGTCATCGGCAAGGCTGGGCGGAACCGCTGGCTAGGCAAGAGGCCTTCCAGCGGGCTATGGCACCGAAAGGGAGGCTGGGCTGGCCGCAAGATTCGGCCACTGCCCCCTATGAAGAGTTACGTGAAGCTGCCCTCGGCTGCTGCCCAAAGCTGA
- the MRPL2 gene encoding 39S ribosomal protein L2, mitochondrial isoform X2, with translation MRWAGARGRGAGGRQRSASRARTQGPENPEVDESVGRAGGGAGRLSVCLDAEGREESRGGGVFQSVWTCVRSAGGGCSSVVQCGKEVAGPQPSVPGVPSRTHPPSVGLAAALAGTAPLNSSWLPLEVTSSTLLQLPSSSLLLLCRPVLTSVALSANFVSWKSRTKYTITPVKMRKSGGRNHTGRIQVHGIGGGHKQRYRMIDFLRFRPELEAKPGPFEEKVIVVRYDPCRSADIALVAGGSRKRWIIATENMQAGDIILNSDHIGRMAVAAREGDAHPLGALPVGTLVNNVESEPGRGAQYIRAAGWQSSFSLTQGHVVCCYGR, from the exons ATGAGatgggcgggggcgcgggggagaGGTGCGGGTGGGCGGCAGAGGTCCGCGTCACGAGCGAGGACCCAGGGACCTGAGAATCCCGAGGTCGACGAGTCCGTCGGTagagcagggggcggggcaggccgtctgtctgtctgtctggacGCCGAGGGGCGGGAAGAATCGCGGGGGGGCGGAGTTTTTCAGTCTGTCTGGACTTGTGTGAGATCTGCTGGTGGGGGTTGTTCATCTGTCGTGCAGTGCGGAAAAGAAGTAGCGGGACCTCAACCTTCAGTCCCGGGGGTACCCTCACGGACTCACCCGCCGTCTGTCGGTCTGGCTGCCGCCCTTGCCGGTACTGCCCCTTTAAATTCATCATGGCTGCCGCTCGAG GTGACAAGCAGTACCCTCCTCCAGCTGCCCTCTTCCTCATTGTTGCTCCTCTGCCGCCCAGTGCTTACATCTGTGGCCCTTAGTGCCAATTTTGTGTCCTGGAAGAGTCGTACCAAGTACACCATCACACCAGTGAAGATGAGGAAGTCTGGGGGCCGAAACCACACAG GCCGAATCCAAGTGCATGGTATTGGCGGGGGCCACAAGCAACGTTATCGCATGATTGATTTTCTGCGGTTCCGGCCTGAGCTGGAAGCAAAGCCAGGACCCTTTGAGGAGAAGGTCATCGTGGTCCGCTATGATCCCTGTAG ATCAGCAGACATAGCTCTGGTTGCTGGGGGCAGCCGGAAACGCTGGATCATTGCCACAGAAAACATGCAGGCTGGAGATATAATCCTGAACTCTGATCACATAGGCCGAATGGCAG TTGCTGCTCGGGAAGGGGATGCACATCCTCTTGGGGCCTTGCCTGTGGGGACTCTCGTCAACAACGTGGAGAGTGAGCCAGGCCGGGGGGCCCAGTATATCCGAGCTGCAG GGTGGCAAAGCTCCTTCTCCCTTACCCAGGGACATGTGGTGTGCTGCTACGGAAGGTGA